The Microcoleus sp. FACHB-831 DNA window AAATTGGAGGTAACTAAGTTATGGCTGTTATTCGTTGGCAACCTTTCCAAGAAATTGAAACCATGCGTCTTCAAATGGATCAAATGTTTGATGAACTAGCAGGAAGCGAACGGCAGTCGGCAACTACCTGGAAGCCTGCAATTGAACTGCAAGACACTGATGAGAATCTGATTTTGCGGGCGGAAATTCCTGGCGTAGATGGCAAAGACATTGATGTTCACGTAACGAGGGAAGCTGTTGCTATTAGCGGCCAACATCGCTTTGAGAAGAAGGCTCAAGAAAAAGGCTTCTTCCGTTCCGAGTTCCGCTACGGTAACTTCCAGCGCGTCGTTTCTCTGCCCGTTGCAATTCAGAACGAGCAGGCAAAAGCTGATTTCCAGAATGGCA harbors:
- a CDS encoding Hsp20/alpha crystallin family protein, giving the protein MAVIRWQPFQEIETMRLQMDQMFDELAGSERQSATTWKPAIELQDTDENLILRAEIPGVDGKDIDVHVTREAVAISGQHRFEKKAQEKGFFRSEFRYGNFQRVVSLPVAIQNEQAKADFQNGILTLTLPKVTEARRTVVKLNLGDSSQPAPQLNSQPAAEPQNAASN